The Algoriphagus halophilus sequence CGCAAGGAACATCAACCCTGCAGACATGATGTTCATTCAAGGGTTATATGGTATTCAACCACAATTTCCAAGTAGTGCAGGGTTTGAAGCCTGTGGAGTGTTGGAATCCTCTGGATCGAAGTTGTCCAAAGGAACACGAGTTCTATTTTCAACGACCGGTACTTGGAGAGAATATTTGGCACTTCCGGAAGCCTCCTTGATACCTATTCCTGATGGAATGCCGGATGAGGTGGCAACTCAAGCTATTGTGAATCCAATGACGGCTTATTTGATGATCGAAAAGTCTGGCTTGAAAGCGGATGAATGGTTGTTAATTACTGCAGGTGCTTCGGCATTTGGTAAGTTTGCCATTCAACTCGCCAAGAAAAAAGGGATCAAAGTAGCTTGTACGGTAAGGCATGACGAGCAGAAGGAGATATTGAAGAAATTAGGAGCAGATCTGGTAGTCAACACGGAAAAAGAGAAACTGCAAAAAGTGGTTCCTGAACACACGGATGGGGGAGTTCATGTCGTGTTTGATGCAGTAGGAGGACTATTAGGAGCAAAAGCGTTAGCTTCTTTGAGAAAAAATGGTTTAATGATGGTTTTTGGGAGTCTAAGCCTGGAAAATATCCCACTAAATAGTGGACTCATGATTTTTAAAACTCTTCGAATTGAAGGGTTTTGGTTAACAAGTTTAATGTCAGAAATTAAATCAGAGGCAAGAAATAAAGCATT is a genomic window containing:
- a CDS encoding zinc-dependent alcohol dehydrogenase family protein encodes the protein MKEVLFEQTGKPLEVLKLQDAPVPNPGEGEVLIRVTARNINPADMMFIQGLYGIQPQFPSSAGFEACGVLESSGSKLSKGTRVLFSTTGTWREYLALPEASLIPIPDGMPDEVATQAIVNPMTAYLMIEKSGLKADEWLLITAGASAFGKFAIQLAKKKGIKVACTVRHDEQKEILKKLGADLVVNTEKEKLQKVVPEHTDGGVHVVFDAVGGLLGAKALASLRKNGLMMVFGSLSLENIPLNSGLMIFKTLRIEGFWLTSLMSEIKSEARNKAFQEVFEFLMNHSSQVDVAEKYPLEEFEEAIKAYEKAGRNGKILLIS